NNNNNNNNNNNNNNNNNNNNNNNNNNNNNNNNNNNNNNNNNNNNNNNNNNNNNNNNNNNNNNNNNNNNNNNNaatttgtaataaaaagtttctcCCGTGGTGTAATGTTCTCTTTGGCAGCTATGAACATGTACTCAAAATGTGGACGTAAACAACttatggataaaaataaattatgtgttCTATCATTTAAAGAGGAAAGGCTTACCTTTCAATCCTTGATGACTGCAAAGGAAAAAGTCTGAATGCACTGGATGGACAATGCCAGTGTCCACAACAGTTCCAGGTGGTACATTTCCTTCCTTCCCGACTCCATCTTTGAAATCTTCTGGCCTGAAACGGACATGATGTCGCTTTTGAACTGTGATAAACGTAATAGCTGGTTGATACCCCTCTTGTATTTCGACGCAAGCTTCTCGAATAgcatttacttcttttttcttaatgtcTTGAAACTGGGTATCACTAACGCcatctctgaaaaaaattattttctcaggCTTTTGTCCTTTTGTGTGAGCGTAAAAAGCTTTCAGCAAAGTTTTTACCATATCCTTCAGCTCAAGAATATTCTCGAccgatttctttttcaatttttcattcttctgCAATCTGCATATGACAGCAAAACGCGACAACAGCATATCAAGACTTGCCGTTAACGATGCTACGGATACTCCAGTTTTATCTGTAATGCCGGCATGGCAAACATCAGCACCCATTATAATAACAGGCTTAGCCATTATTTGTGGGATTTCCCTTTGCGTTAAAATGTGATTAATTCCTCCCATTTTCGCATTGATTTTTATGCACAGGTTACTCAAAACGGAAGCATTGCACTTCTTTGCATTGTTGCTATCTATGCATTGTGTTAGAAGACCAAGTTCGATTTCAGCCACTTGTTTTAcgttattgtataaaaatttatctttatttggaATCAGCACAACCGTTAATTGAACCCGCTTTCTCTGGAGGCATTTTAATTCTTCCTTGGCATTgtgtattttttcataatcatCATAACcacgtaatattttaattgaatcgGGATTTCCCATATTCAAACCAGCGTTTTTACCTATTATCTTCAATTCTTGCGAAAAACGTTCTAAATCTCTATAGCCACACCATTTCTCCGGTGCTAAGCTGAGTAAGGCCCAAGTAGATATATGTGCTCCATCATAGAATTCCAGGCCTTTAATGTTCCAAGATCCCGTGGCCGGTTTAACAGttctatttttgttataattaagcGTAGGAGCCTCCAGTACACGCCCATTTACACTAATGGCTTTGTCCTCTACTTTAACACCaaagttattcaaatatttatcattattataatcaGCCCATCTATTTCTTATGTCtgatatcttattaaattttttcacggGTGGATCAGCAGTATATTGAATCATTTGTCTCTTATCTTCAATAGATAATTCCTTTTTACTGTGTTCTCCTTCAGGAATAATGCATAGCTCCAAAGGTAAATATATTCTTCTCTTTTTAGGCTTTACTTGTACACAAGGCAGATGAGGATATGCCAAGTTGATATTATGTGTATCACGAAAGTATTGTAAGACTGAAACAATTTCCGTTCCACCAGATTTTGTttcgatttcaaattttaaacttcgaGCGCTTTGCATAGTCACATCAATGATGCAACGTCTAGCTTTATAGCCCAGATGACCAGTTTcgattttcacatttttcaattcgccAGCCAATCTTTCAATTGCTGTTTCTGATAATTCATGTCTGATGTCGTAGGATTTGCCAACGTATTctatcaaattttgtttgttgaaAAACGTTGTAGCACTTGTGTTCAAATTGACAGTCAGGTTCCATTGTCCCAAACGTGTACTTTGGTGATAACCAAACCAAATTTGAATGCCTCCACTAAGAGGGTGCATTCCTCCAATATCAGGATGGTAAAAATTTCGTCCGATTGGAACGTACCTTAAGGAAGGCGTATGTCGGAATACAGTTTCAAGAGCAACCAGTGCTTCTTGGACGTCGTCAACATCGGACAACTTCCCTTGATAAAGTTCATGCAAAACAGATAAGTTTATGGCGCAGCTGTTTTCTTCCAtaccatttttcttttgaactgGATTCATTACAACTAAAAAACCTCTCTTCTCCTCAGggtttttgttttcgttttccAGGAAAACTTTTGTTTCATATGGAAATTTCACTTGTAAGGGAGATGGAgcgtataaattatatttaccgTCATAAACAGCATAAGAATTGCGGAGATGAGTATTGTTAGCCAACATGTTTTCAATAACCTCACGATTGAGTCTTGTATTCTTGacaccatattttttatttttttcagtttcatcaTCCAAATCGGTTGCTTCAtcaattttccatttaattattttcacatcATAATGAAATATCTTTCCATCGGGCAGTAAAGAAATCGTGTACAAATTAGAAACCAATCTGATTCTTCTTCCCAGAATACCAGGAGGTAGTTTGGGTGGTAGTCCCCTGGTAATTTGCCTCCCGTTGGAAATGTCATCCCTGGATTTTTCATCATTAGTGGCATCAGCAGTTTCTGATTGGGCTGCTGATATCGTAGAAGACCTAGGAACTGTAACATTACCTGAGGTCTTTGTTGAAACGGGAACTTCAACAACGCCTTTTGATGAAGAAGTTCTCAAATTATCGTCAGCTtgcctttcatttttctttgaacTAGATATTTTAG
The Parasteatoda tepidariorum isolate YZ-2023 chromosome 9, CAS_Ptep_4.0, whole genome shotgun sequence genome window above contains:
- the LOC107438076 gene encoding protein argonaute-4 (The sequence of the model RefSeq protein was modified relative to this genomic sequence to represent the inferred CDS: added 296 bases not found in genome assembly), whose amino-acid sequence is MAKTNRKGMNQNYPVGHPSYLQASSHSPKPNDKNTRQPADLNNDTKISSSKKNERQADDNLRTSSSKGVVEVPVSTKTSGNVTVPRSSTISAAQSETADATNDEKSRDDISNGRQITRGLPPKLPPGILGRRIRLVSNLYTISLLPDGKIFHYDVKIIKWKIDEATDLDDETEKNKKYGVKNTRLNREVIENMLANNTHLRNSYAVYDGKYNLYAPSPLQVKFPYETKVFLENENKNPEEKRGFLVVMNPVQKKNGMEENSCAINLSVLHELYQGKLSDVDDVQEALVALETVFRHTPSLRYVPIGRNFYHPDIGGMHPLSGGIQIWFGYHQSTRLGQWNLTVNLNTSATTFFNKQNLIEYVGKSYDIRHELSETAIERLAGELKNVKIETGHLGYKARRCIIDVTMQSARSLKFEIETKSGGTEIVSVLQYFRDTHNINLAYPHLPCVQVKPKKRRIYLPLELCIIPEGEHSKKELSIEDKRQMIQYTADPPVKKFNKISDIRNRWADYNNDKYLNNFGVKVEDKAISVNGRVLEAPTLNYNKNRTVKPATGSWNIKGLEFYDGAHISTWALLSLAPEKWCGYRDLERFSQELKIIGKNAGLNMGNPDSIKILRGYDDYEKIHNAKEELKCLQRKRVQLTVVLIPNKDKFLYNNVKQVAEIELGLLTQCIDSNNAKKCNASVLSNLCIKINAKMGGINHILTQREIPQIMAKPVIIMGADVCHAGITDKTGVSVASLTASLDMLLSRFAVICRLQKNEKLKKKSVENILELKDMVKTLLKAFYAHTKGQKPEKIIFFRDGVSDTQFQDIKKKEVNAIREACVEIQEGYQPAITFITVQKRHHVRFRPEDFKDGVGKEGNVPPGTVVDTGIVHPVHSDFFLCSHQGLKGTSKPAHYTVLEDDNKFTADDLQKLTYCSCNISFRCSKTLSIPVPVHYADLAAYRTRSRLSTLSEDLKKKQAKSGKILKEFLDATELSGSIKNSMYFV